The Candidatus Limnocylindrales bacterium genome includes a window with the following:
- a CDS encoding CapA family protein, which produces MAERTAIDGAVNLVITAAIAATIAALLPDDSRPPSSPVVFVEAANVTPASPSDLAARTQPVTPAASPAPQGASKDPAEARITFAGDIMEHAPQPGGSFDESYARIAPILHGSDLAVGNLEFPVLEGRAVGPENDTVRFNGSPAHLDALKAAGFGLLSTANNHAFDQGVDGMRSTIDELERRQLRYVGTARTKGDLARQLVVVDVHGIRVAFFAYTGLLNTYLKDDLQFEDPPADLPLAFANFSEWDGEYREIADAMFRADAQRARSAGADFVVALTHWGEEWTFAPTGDQRDAAHDLLGAGFDLVVGGHGHVLNAPEVHDGKLIVYSLGNLFCDFAEWQARTGALLDVVVRRDADGRTRLADFRMHPLLVRREGHVIEPLDESAETATGETASAWRLARRLLGPAVPGEHAEAAR; this is translated from the coding sequence ATGGCTGAGCGCACGGCGATCGACGGCGCCGTGAACCTCGTGATCACGGCCGCCATCGCCGCGACGATCGCGGCGCTGCTTCCCGACGACTCGCGGCCGCCGAGCTCGCCGGTCGTGTTCGTCGAAGCGGCGAACGTGACTCCCGCATCGCCTTCGGATCTGGCCGCGCGTACACAGCCTGTCACGCCGGCAGCATCGCCTGCGCCGCAGGGCGCATCGAAGGATCCCGCGGAGGCGCGCATCACGTTTGCCGGCGACATCATGGAGCATGCGCCGCAGCCGGGCGGATCCTTCGACGAATCGTACGCGCGCATCGCTCCGATTCTTCACGGGAGCGATCTGGCCGTCGGCAACCTCGAGTTCCCGGTGCTCGAGGGACGCGCCGTCGGACCTGAAAACGACACCGTGCGCTTCAACGGGTCACCGGCGCATCTCGATGCGCTCAAAGCCGCGGGGTTCGGCCTGCTCTCGACCGCCAACAACCATGCGTTCGATCAGGGCGTGGACGGCATGCGGTCGACGATCGACGAGCTCGAACGGCGGCAGCTCCGCTATGTGGGCACCGCGCGGACCAAAGGCGACCTCGCCCGGCAGCTCGTCGTCGTCGACGTTCACGGAATCCGCGTCGCGTTCTTCGCGTACACGGGCCTGCTCAATACCTATCTGAAAGACGACCTCCAGTTCGAAGATCCTCCGGCCGACCTTCCGCTCGCGTTCGCAAATTTTTCGGAGTGGGACGGCGAGTACCGCGAGATCGCCGACGCGATGTTCCGCGCCGATGCGCAGCGTGCGCGCAGCGCCGGCGCGGACTTCGTCGTCGCGCTGACGCACTGGGGAGAGGAGTGGACGTTCGCACCGACCGGCGACCAGCGGGACGCCGCGCACGATCTGCTCGGCGCCGGCTTCGATCTCGTCGTCGGCGGTCACGGCCACGTGCTGAATGCGCCCGAGGTCCACGACGGCAAGCTGATCGTCTATTCGCTCGGCAATCTTTTCTGCGATTTTGCCGAATGGCAGGCGCGCACCGGTGCGCTGCTCGACGTCGTCGTGCGCCGCGATGCGGACGGCCGCACGAGGCTCGCCGACTTCCGAATGCATCCGCTGCTGGTGCGGCGCGAAGGCCACGTGATCGAGCCGCTCGACGAATCGGCCGAAACGGCGACGGGCGAGACGGCATCGGCGTGGCGACTCGCGCGGCGCTTGCTCGGTCCGGCGGTCCCCGGCGAGCACGCCGAAGCCGCGCGCTGA
- a CDS encoding DUF6798 domain-containing protein, with protein sequence MNRIVSEPATRMAAGRVRSSQPDWAALSPALVIATALLIHLAVGYRPLPSLDDFAYLPVFRHAADPSLYPRDVLLQQMSLHSLGWYWLFRIADATVGVARGFWAATLLLGVATVAGAWRLSRSLGMSPALFPFLGLLAFASQLNGVGRGAYDGAFGGAMHGQWMALACLLFAYDAFVRRRAVASGIALGLAVLSHVSVAIHGAMVLSIATMLLPGPKIRPLATIALVSALLGAPALAPLAAHLAHSQQAGWTTTQIIDGGYLFRLPHEYTLDIGRTGNLGALLLSLAAIAGALFLRRSPAKRPAARMMALAVGQAALLVLGAVFYTGFPHASLAPYLLAFTRTSPLLVVILWAVALAGLDRFLVERASPVPFHLLAGVALALAVVFELRLFVSWNTASASLLALGAVLCGLRVLELDVRLPRAVLGGLLAALAGIALDASARRDVLETVPSPDAAELYQWSRTSTPADAMFIVPPGFETFRWFARRGAYVDFKLFPPATLESVSTWRERLDDVAEPDRRALALDGWRAAREFDRCYANRNTPQRIAALLARTGADFFVWDSDGLRIPPLVDAAREPSAKLDPVFVNTRFTVYRLRSGLSDG encoded by the coding sequence ATGAACCGGATCGTTTCGGAGCCCGCGACGCGCATGGCGGCCGGTCGGGTCCGGTCCTCGCAGCCTGACTGGGCGGCCCTGTCGCCCGCTCTCGTCATCGCTACCGCGCTACTGATCCATCTCGCCGTCGGTTACCGCCCGCTGCCGTCGCTCGACGATTTCGCGTACCTGCCGGTCTTCCGCCACGCTGCCGATCCTTCGCTGTATCCGCGCGACGTTCTTCTCCAGCAGATGAGCCTGCATTCGCTCGGCTGGTACTGGCTGTTCCGCATCGCCGACGCGACGGTCGGGGTCGCACGCGGGTTCTGGGCAGCGACGCTGCTTCTCGGCGTTGCGACGGTTGCCGGTGCGTGGCGCCTGTCGCGGTCGCTCGGAATGTCTCCGGCGCTGTTTCCGTTTCTCGGCCTGCTGGCGTTCGCAAGCCAGCTGAACGGCGTCGGGCGCGGCGCGTACGACGGCGCATTCGGCGGCGCAATGCACGGCCAGTGGATGGCGCTCGCCTGCCTGCTGTTCGCGTACGATGCGTTCGTGCGGCGGCGTGCTGTCGCGAGCGGCATCGCGCTCGGGCTGGCCGTGCTCAGCCACGTGTCGGTCGCGATTCATGGAGCGATGGTGCTTTCGATTGCGACGATGCTGTTGCCCGGGCCGAAGATCCGCCCGCTCGCGACCATCGCGCTCGTATCGGCGCTGCTCGGCGCGCCGGCGCTAGCGCCGCTCGCCGCGCATCTCGCACACTCTCAGCAGGCGGGCTGGACGACGACGCAGATCATCGACGGCGGATACCTGTTCCGGCTTCCGCACGAGTACACGCTCGACATCGGCCGCACCGGCAATCTCGGAGCGCTGCTGCTCAGCCTTGCCGCCATCGCCGGCGCGCTGTTCCTCCGGAGATCTCCGGCCAAGCGGCCGGCGGCGCGCATGATGGCGCTCGCGGTCGGACAGGCGGCGCTGCTCGTTCTCGGCGCGGTGTTTTACACCGGCTTTCCGCACGCGTCGCTGGCGCCGTACCTGCTTGCGTTCACGCGCACATCTCCGCTGCTGGTCGTGATCCTGTGGGCCGTTGCGCTTGCCGGGCTCGACCGGTTCCTGGTCGAGCGTGCGAGCCCCGTTCCGTTCCATCTGCTGGCCGGCGTTGCGCTCGCGCTCGCGGTGGTCTTCGAGCTGCGTCTGTTCGTGTCGTGGAACACCGCGTCCGCGTCGCTGCTCGCTCTCGGCGCGGTGCTGTGCGGGCTCCGGGTGCTTGAGCTCGACGTGCGCCTTCCGCGCGCCGTACTAGGCGGTCTGCTCGCCGCTCTGGCCGGCATTGCGCTCGATGCCTCGGCGCGGCGCGATGTCCTGGAGACGGTGCCTTCGCCGGACGCGGCGGAGCTTTACCAGTGGTCGCGTACGTCGACGCCGGCCGACGCGATGTTCATCGTCCCTCCCGGCTTCGAGACGTTCCGGTGGTTCGCACGGCGCGGCGCATACGTGGACTTCAAGCTGTTCCCGCCGGCGACGCTCGAATCGGTATCGACGTGGCGCGAACGTCTCGATGACGTGGCCGAGCCCGACCGGCGCGCTCTCGCGCTCGACGGCTGGCGCGCGGCCCGCGAGTTCGATCGCTGCTACGCCAATCGCAACACGCCGCAGCGCATTGCGGCATTGCTGGCGCGCACGGGCGCCGACTTTTTCGTGTGGGATTCGGACGGGCTGCGCATTCCTCCGCTCGTCGATGCGGCTCGCGAGCCGAGCGCGAAGCTCGATCCCGTGTTCGTGAACACGCGGTTCACCGTCTACCGGCTGCGCAGCGGGCTGAGCGATGGCTGA
- a CDS encoding glycosyltransferase family 87 protein, which translates to MNIAADLRSALDRVTRPPLLTAVAALMLALLLAVVGHHLSGLRPPSGGRIDAGTGDFLAFWTGAVAVHEGSGASLYDYDVQREIQQRTLGGPSAAFQGYLNPPILAIALSPLVPLGYVAAFGVFDVACVLSLAAGLAMLCAIATGIGRVRGGLVALVLVVASFQPMVETTFGGQNTAITFALLAGLAFAHCRKSTLGAALALGLLTYKPQYAAGAGIAFVIAGEWRVIAGAAAIAALHWVAASLWCGPAWPAAMLAFERAYRPLEQAANAHTHFSWTAVSSVLLPEPFAAVAALAGFAAVLAVWWRYRLLASLEPRVWFALVVLGTMLISPHQQYYDAALLALPAALLVDAGLRMQRPAGLGTRVALAAAYVGYPAWELDAFIQPLFFVLLALFVWAVRMAKSAGHVPA; encoded by the coding sequence GTGAATATCGCTGCGGATCTGCGCTCGGCGCTGGACCGGGTTACGCGCCCTCCTCTGCTGACGGCAGTCGCGGCTCTGATGCTTGCACTTCTGCTGGCGGTCGTCGGACACCATCTCTCGGGGCTGCGACCTCCGTCCGGCGGACGGATCGACGCCGGAACCGGGGATTTCCTCGCGTTCTGGACCGGCGCGGTTGCGGTCCACGAAGGCAGCGGCGCGTCGCTCTACGACTACGACGTGCAGCGCGAGATTCAGCAGCGCACGCTCGGCGGCCCGTCGGCCGCGTTCCAGGGCTACCTCAATCCGCCAATCCTCGCGATTGCGCTCTCTCCGCTGGTGCCGCTCGGCTATGTCGCTGCGTTTGGTGTCTTCGACGTCGCCTGCGTGCTGTCGCTTGCGGCGGGTCTGGCGATGCTCTGCGCGATCGCAACCGGCATCGGCCGCGTGCGCGGAGGCCTTGTCGCGCTCGTGCTCGTCGTCGCGAGCTTTCAGCCGATGGTCGAGACGACGTTCGGCGGGCAGAACACCGCAATCACGTTCGCGCTGCTCGCGGGCCTCGCGTTTGCGCACTGCAGGAAGTCGACGCTCGGTGCTGCGCTTGCGCTCGGGCTGCTGACGTACAAACCGCAGTACGCCGCCGGTGCCGGCATCGCGTTCGTGATTGCCGGCGAGTGGCGCGTCATCGCGGGTGCGGCGGCGATTGCCGCGCTTCACTGGGTCGCCGCGTCGCTGTGGTGCGGGCCGGCGTGGCCGGCGGCGATGCTCGCTTTCGAACGGGCCTATCGGCCTCTCGAGCAGGCAGCCAACGCGCATACGCATTTTTCGTGGACGGCCGTCAGCAGCGTGCTGCTTCCGGAGCCGTTCGCAGCGGTGGCGGCTCTGGCCGGCTTCGCAGCGGTGCTCGCAGTCTGGTGGCGCTACCGGCTGCTCGCTTCGCTCGAGCCGCGGGTGTGGTTCGCGCTCGTGGTGCTCGGCACGATGCTGATCAGCCCGCACCAGCAGTATTACGACGCGGCGCTGCTCGCGCTGCCGGCGGCGCTGCTCGTCGACGCCGGGCTTCGCATGCAGCGTCCAGCCGGCCTGGGCACGCGCGTCGCGCTCGCCGCCGCGTACGTCGGGTATCCGGCCTGGGAGCTCGACGCGTTCATCCAGCCGCTGTTCTTCGTGCTGCTTGCGCTCTTCGTGTGGGCAGTTCGAATGGCGAAGTCCGCCGGGCATGTGCCGGCGTGA
- a CDS encoding glycosyltransferase, with translation MTAAIRPVIVVPCYDEETRLDAAELRRLAESADVWLVDDGSRDRTHERIEQIAAGSGDRIVAFANQRNLGKAETVRRHLVEGCERGAPIVGFLDADLATPVDEMTAMIALLESSGAEAVTGARVGLSGRDIQRSAVRHYFGRVFSTFASIAIRARYYDTQCGAKVFRNTASLRAALADPFLSRWAFDVELIGRLLAGTPDAAPVASDSLVEFPLSTWHDIAGSKLTAGAAWKSAAELLAIGRDLQRRRRRSA, from the coding sequence ATGACCGCTGCCATTCGACCGGTGATCGTCGTGCCGTGCTACGACGAGGAGACGAGACTCGACGCGGCGGAGCTCCGGCGGCTCGCCGAATCCGCCGACGTCTGGCTCGTCGACGACGGCTCGCGCGACCGCACGCACGAACGCATCGAACAGATCGCGGCCGGAAGCGGCGATCGCATCGTTGCATTCGCCAACCAGCGAAACCTCGGCAAAGCCGAAACCGTCCGCCGGCATCTCGTCGAAGGCTGCGAGCGCGGTGCGCCGATCGTCGGCTTCCTCGACGCCGACCTTGCGACGCCCGTCGACGAAATGACAGCGATGATCGCACTGCTCGAGAGCTCCGGAGCCGAAGCCGTCACCGGCGCGCGCGTCGGCCTTTCGGGCCGCGACATCCAGCGTTCGGCGGTTCGCCACTACTTCGGCCGCGTGTTCTCGACGTTCGCTTCGATCGCGATCCGTGCCCGCTACTACGACACGCAGTGCGGAGCGAAGGTGTTCCGCAACACCGCGTCGCTCAGGGCGGCGCTGGCCGATCCGTTCCTGTCGCGCTGGGCATTCGACGTCGAGCTGATCGGACGACTGCTGGCCGGTACGCCGGACGCAGCGCCGGTCGCCAGCGACAGCCTCGTCGAGTTCCCGCTTTCGACCTGGCACGACATTGCGGGCTCCAAGCTCACGGCCGGAGCCGCCTGGAAGAGCGCGGCCGAGCTGCTTGCGATCGGCCGCGATCTCCAGCGCAGGCGGCGGCGCTCCGCCTGA
- a CDS encoding glycosyltransferase family 87 protein, producing MGDPVPAKAPAGPPAKPPTGTPAVDWGWLGRMAPRVVIAGLVAGWALAVASGFGDEKAPAAWGGDYPAFHMAGKIALDGRLAELYDFDVQESYEQGMPRDGLLPFLYPPFVAAFYAPLAMLPYRAAYALFTLIAFASIAASLVLLRPLSATIRRDPWLAGALVLAFYPMFRAVLGGQNTALTLLILCGMWRLLHDGRDVAAGLLLGVLAYKPQLLVPVAGVVLLAGRFRVATGAAASAVVLFVASGFLAGWDWPQKWMQMLGDYAGPDRRFNLHASISLGQLTDLYGWERGWMVLSGLLSLWVAWVALAKGKRDLPAVLAIGMTASLLIAPHALYYDAGIALPAMMLVADRGRPGEAAFFWVACASQVAAAALPASPLIFVLLALLVVVFGTIGTIGTIGKAGTRSVRIIGE from the coding sequence ATGGGCGATCCCGTTCCGGCAAAGGCTCCAGCAGGACCTCCCGCAAAACCTCCGACAGGAACGCCTGCCGTCGACTGGGGATGGCTCGGCCGCATGGCGCCGCGAGTCGTGATCGCCGGTCTCGTCGCAGGCTGGGCATTGGCCGTTGCCTCCGGATTCGGAGACGAAAAGGCGCCGGCGGCATGGGGCGGTGACTATCCGGCGTTTCACATGGCGGGAAAGATCGCGCTCGACGGCCGCCTCGCCGAGCTCTACGACTTCGACGTCCAGGAATCCTACGAGCAGGGAATGCCGCGCGACGGCCTTCTGCCGTTCCTGTATCCGCCGTTCGTCGCGGCATTCTATGCGCCGCTCGCCATGCTGCCGTATCGCGCGGCCTATGCGCTGTTCACGCTGATTGCGTTCGCGTCGATTGCAGCATCGCTCGTGCTGCTGCGTCCGCTGTCTGCGACGATCCGCCGCGATCCGTGGCTTGCCGGCGCGCTGGTGCTGGCATTCTATCCGATGTTTCGCGCCGTGCTCGGCGGCCAGAACACCGCGCTGACGCTGTTGATTCTCTGCGGAATGTGGCGGCTGCTGCACGACGGACGCGACGTCGCCGCCGGGCTTTTGCTCGGAGTGCTCGCGTACAAGCCGCAGCTTCTGGTTCCGGTGGCCGGCGTGGTGCTGCTTGCCGGCCGTTTTCGAGTCGCAACCGGCGCGGCTGCGTCCGCAGTCGTGCTGTTCGTCGCGAGCGGTTTCCTCGCGGGATGGGACTGGCCGCAGAAGTGGATGCAGATGCTCGGCGACTATGCGGGCCCCGATCGCCGCTTCAACCTTCACGCATCGATCTCGCTCGGGCAGTTGACGGACCTTTACGGATGGGAACGCGGCTGGATGGTTCTTTCCGGCCTGCTGTCGCTGTGGGTCGCGTGGGTCGCGCTCGCAAAAGGGAAGCGCGACCTTCCCGCCGTTCTCGCCATCGGCATGACGGCATCGCTGCTGATTGCGCCGCATGCCTTGTACTACGACGCCGGCATCGCGCTGCCGGCGATGATGCTCGTAGCCGATCGCGGGCGTCCGGGCGAGGCTGCGTTCTTCTGGGTTGCCTGCGCAAGCCAGGTCGCGGCCGCCGCGCTGCCGGCGAGCCCGCTCATCTTCGTCCTGCTCGCGCTCCTGGTCGTGGTCTTCGGCACCATCGGCACCATCGGCACAATCGGAAAAGCCGGTACGCGGTCGGTACGGATCATCGGCGAGTAA
- a CDS encoding SCO family protein → MKRARPRRAQRLLLTVATVLAAGSAGCHLFSSPPPIVSEAPSFVLVADDGKPIDSASLRGRAWLASFLYTSCPGPCPRLVEKLQGVRRAIPPERLKLVSFSVDPETDTPEVLRKYKTAHGIDAKDDWTFVTGPSAEVLEIIQKGFLTGVQREDEPGAEGGVSHGTRVALVDRDGHVRGFYSTEQDGDLARLEHDVGTLD, encoded by the coding sequence GTGAAGCGAGCACGCCCACGGCGTGCGCAGCGGCTGCTGCTGACGGTTGCGACGGTGCTTGCCGCCGGCAGCGCCGGCTGTCACCTGTTCTCGTCGCCTCCCCCGATCGTCTCGGAAGCTCCGTCGTTCGTGCTGGTTGCCGACGACGGCAAGCCGATCGATTCGGCGTCGCTGCGCGGGCGCGCGTGGCTGGCAAGCTTCCTCTACACGAGTTGCCCGGGACCGTGCCCGAGGCTCGTCGAAAAGCTGCAGGGCGTGCGCCGGGCGATTCCGCCCGAACGCCTGAAACTCGTCTCGTTCAGCGTCGATCCGGAAACCGACACGCCCGAGGTGCTGCGCAAGTACAAAACCGCCCATGGAATCGATGCGAAAGACGACTGGACGTTCGTAACCGGTCCATCCGCCGAAGTTCTCGAAATCATCCAGAAGGGCTTCCTGACCGGAGTGCAGCGCGAAGACGAACCAGGAGCCGAAGGCGGAGTTTCTCACGGCACGCGCGTCGCGCTCGTCGATCGCGATGGCCACGTGCGCGGCTTCTACTCGACCGAACAGGACGGCGACCTCGCGCGCCTCGAACACGATGTCGGCACGCTCGACTGA
- a CDS encoding ABC transporter permease: MASSSYLASRALAHREVVRFLRQRNRVTGALAQPVLFWAIFGAGLSPSFRTGAIGYSEYFFPGVIVMILLFTAIFATISIIDDRNTGFLQGVLVAPVPRSAIILGKVVGTTVLAVGQALLVSLAAPLFGMSISFAGILLSIPVLVLLSIALAGLGVWIAWRMDSTQGFHAIMTSFLFPMWLLSGAFFPPGGTPKWLAIVIAINPLTYGVALLRHALYLGSPMATAGLPSLTVCIVVTTLFAVATIAGASSAAKARTGGAHP; the protein is encoded by the coding sequence ATGGCATCGAGCTCCTACCTGGCAAGCCGCGCGCTCGCGCACCGCGAAGTCGTCCGCTTCCTGCGGCAGCGCAACCGCGTGACCGGTGCACTGGCTCAGCCGGTGCTGTTCTGGGCGATCTTCGGCGCCGGGCTGAGCCCGTCGTTCCGGACCGGCGCGATCGGCTACAGCGAGTACTTCTTTCCGGGCGTGATCGTGATGATCCTTCTGTTCACCGCGATCTTCGCGACGATTTCGATCATCGACGATCGCAACACCGGTTTCCTGCAGGGCGTGCTGGTCGCTCCGGTGCCGCGCTCGGCGATCATTCTCGGCAAGGTCGTCGGCACGACGGTGCTCGCGGTCGGACAGGCGCTGCTCGTCAGCCTGGCTGCGCCGCTGTTCGGCATGTCGATTTCGTTCGCCGGAATCCTGCTTTCGATCCCGGTGCTCGTGCTGCTCTCGATCGCGCTCGCAGGCCTCGGAGTCTGGATCGCATGGCGCATGGACTCTACGCAGGGTTTTCACGCGATCATGACGTCGTTCCTGTTCCCGATGTGGCTGCTGTCGGGCGCATTCTTTCCTCCGGGCGGCACGCCGAAGTGGCTCGCGATCGTGATCGCGATCAATCCGCTCACGTACGGCGTCGCGCTTCTGCGGCACGCGCTCTATCTGGGAAGCCCGATGGCGACCGCCGGCCTTCCGTCGCTGACGGTCTGCATCGTGGTCACCACGCTGTTCGCGGTTGCCACGATTGCCGGTGCATCGTCGGCGGCCAAGGCCCGCACCGGCGGCGCACATCCCTGA
- a CDS encoding ATP-binding cassette domain-containing protein, which translates to MSPQAPAVRVRDLRHRYGETVALDGVSFEVPDGEIFGVLGPNGGGKTTMFRILSTLLPVDRGHVEIFGADVAVDLGAVRRSIGVVFQSPSLDIKLTVRENMRCHGSLYGITGRDLAARIDEGLATLGLTDRADVYVETLSGGLKRRVELAKGLLSKPRMLILDEPSTGLDPGARRDLWDYILALRSEQGTTVLVTTHLMDEAERCDRLAILDRGRVVAIDTPDAMRSRIGGDVLTIRSADSTRLQAEIEKRWGIAGSCVDGSVRLEHADARGLVREIYEAFPDDIESIQLARPTLEDVFIHETGHQLWND; encoded by the coding sequence ATGAGCCCGCAGGCGCCGGCGGTTCGTGTCCGCGACCTTCGTCATCGCTACGGCGAAACCGTCGCGCTCGACGGCGTTTCGTTCGAAGTGCCCGACGGCGAAATCTTCGGCGTCCTCGGCCCGAACGGCGGCGGCAAGACGACGATGTTCCGCATCCTGTCGACGCTCCTGCCGGTCGATCGCGGCCACGTCGAGATCTTCGGCGCGGACGTTGCGGTCGATCTCGGCGCTGTGCGCCGCTCGATCGGCGTCGTGTTCCAGTCGCCGAGTCTCGACATCAAGCTGACCGTTCGCGAGAACATGCGCTGCCACGGCAGCCTGTACGGAATTACCGGACGCGATCTTGCCGCGCGCATCGACGAAGGCCTCGCTACGCTCGGGCTCACCGACCGCGCCGACGTGTACGTGGAGACGCTGTCCGGCGGTCTCAAGCGCCGCGTCGAGCTGGCCAAGGGGCTGCTTTCGAAACCGCGCATGCTGATCCTCGACGAGCCGTCGACCGGTCTGGATCCCGGTGCGCGACGCGACCTGTGGGACTACATTCTCGCGCTTCGGAGCGAACAGGGCACGACGGTGCTCGTGACGACTCACTTGATGGATGAAGCGGAGCGCTGCGACCGGCTTGCGATCCTCGATCGCGGGCGCGTCGTCGCCATCGACACGCCGGACGCGATGCGCTCGAGGATCGGCGGCGACGTGCTTACGATCCGCAGCGCCGACTCGACCCGTCTGCAGGCGGAGATCGAGAAGCGCTGGGGCATCGCCGGCAGTTGCGTCGACGGGTCCGTCCGCCTCGAGCATGCCGACGCGCGCGGCCTGGTTCGCGAGATCTACGAAGCGTTTCCCGACGACATCGAATCGATCCAGCTCGCGCGGCCCACGCTCGAGGATGTCTTCATTCACGAGACCGGACACCAGCTCTGGAACGACTGA
- the cyoE gene encoding heme o synthase: MPTASRPAMADRSEVFLELIKPRITIMVLLTVAVGYFSAVPVATSALGVLHVLIGTALSCSGSGALNQYLERDVDLHMDRTRFRPLPAGRISTTMAAFVGVLLSLGGVFYLSATVGPLAAALNALTILSYLFLYTPMKRVHPLSTLAGAVPGALPPVIGWAAASGEIGAGAIVLFAILFLWQVPHFLAIGWMYRDDYAKAGFPMLVVIDRSGDTTARLMFVYAVVLVPVSLLLVATTAAGHLYFWSALAAGGLYVHAARRAGIERTRESARRLLLSSVVYLPVLFLALFVEHAWRWFHG; the protein is encoded by the coding sequence ATGCCCACGGCGAGCCGGCCCGCAATGGCGGACCGCTCCGAGGTCTTTCTCGAGCTGATCAAGCCGCGCATCACGATCATGGTGCTGCTGACGGTCGCCGTCGGCTATTTCTCGGCGGTTCCGGTTGCGACGTCCGCGCTCGGCGTGCTGCACGTGCTGATCGGGACCGCGCTGTCGTGCTCCGGCTCCGGAGCGCTCAACCAGTATCTCGAACGCGACGTCGACCTGCACATGGACCGTACGCGCTTTCGCCCGCTTCCCGCCGGCAGGATCTCGACGACGATGGCCGCATTCGTCGGCGTGCTGCTGTCGCTCGGCGGCGTGTTTTATCTTTCGGCGACCGTCGGCCCGCTGGCTGCGGCCCTCAACGCGCTGACGATTCTGTCGTATCTGTTCCTGTACACGCCGATGAAGCGCGTGCATCCGTTGTCGACGCTTGCCGGCGCCGTTCCGGGCGCGCTGCCGCCGGTCATCGGCTGGGCCGCCGCCAGCGGCGAGATCGGTGCCGGTGCGATCGTGCTGTTCGCGATCCTGTTCCTGTGGCAGGTGCCGCACTTTCTCGCGATCGGCTGGATGTACCGCGACGACTACGCCAAGGCCGGCTTTCCGATGCTCGTCGTGATCGACCGCAGCGGCGATACGACCGCGCGGCTGATGTTCGTCTACGCCGTCGTTCTGGTTCCGGTCTCGCTGCTGCTCGTCGCGACGACGGCCGCCGGGCATCTTTATTTCTGGAGCGCGCTCGCTGCCGGCGGGCTCTATGTCCATGCCGCGAGGCGTGCCGGCATCGAGCGCACGCGCGAGTCGGCGCGCCGCCTGCTACTCTCGTCGGTCGTCTACCTGCCGGTGCTGTTTCTCGCCCTGTTCGTCGAGCACGCGTGGCGCTGGTTTCACGGATGA
- a CDS encoding COX15/CtaA family protein, which yields MASDPRRSLHRMAWAGLVGAFLLVLAGGLVTSRDAGLAVPDWPLAFGSLNPPGWWQMENVRTEHSHRILAFLVASWTGFLLLVVLRRETSVLVRRFAITAAALVIVQALLGGLRVLELSVDLAMIHGVVGQLFLASLAAVVAVTSPSWERASAVPETRRERVQSAVLLGAVAAQLLLGLFIRHLGPSARPLSGTPLLYAHVIGAGVVLCALLDLQRDCGARCAPGGRLLLPLVSLQIALGIAAYVTTDDMTFDRQATILEAWLPTLHVGAGAALLATVVVRNLHAWRSVLVDTASAPHGAFGRVL from the coding sequence ATGGCCTCTGATCCGCGACGCTCACTGCATCGCATGGCTTGGGCAGGGCTCGTCGGGGCTTTCCTGCTCGTCCTTGCCGGCGGCCTCGTCACGAGCCGCGACGCCGGCCTTGCCGTGCCCGACTGGCCGCTCGCGTTCGGCAGCCTCAACCCTCCAGGATGGTGGCAGATGGAAAACGTGCGCACCGAGCACAGCCATCGCATCCTCGCGTTTCTGGTCGCGTCGTGGACCGGATTCCTGCTCCTCGTCGTGCTGCGGCGGGAAACGAGCGTGCTCGTCCGGCGATTCGCGATCACGGCCGCTGCGCTCGTGATCGTGCAGGCGCTGCTCGGCGGACTGCGCGTGCTCGAGCTCTCGGTCGATCTGGCGATGATCCACGGCGTGGTCGGGCAGCTGTTCCTTGCCAGCCTTGCGGCGGTGGTGGCGGTGACGTCGCCTTCCTGGGAGCGTGCGTCCGCGGTGCCCGAGACGCGCCGCGAGCGCGTTCAGAGCGCCGTGCTGCTCGGTGCAGTGGCTGCGCAGCTTCTGCTCGGACTTTTCATCCGGCATCTCGGACCATCCGCGCGACCGCTGTCGGGAACTCCGCTTCTTTATGCGCACGTGATCGGCGCCGGAGTCGTGCTTTGCGCGCTGCTCGATCTGCAGCGCGACTGCGGCGCACGGTGTGCGCCCGGCGGCAGGCTGCTGCTGCCGCTCGTGTCGCTTCAGATCGCGCTCGGCATTGCGGCCTACGTGACGACCGACGACATGACGTTCGACCGCCAGGCGACGATCCTCGAAGCCTGGCTGCCGACCCTTCACGTCGGGGCCGGCGCCGCGCTGCTGGCGACGGTGGTCGTAAGGAATCTCCACGCGTGGCGTTCGGTCCTCGTCGATACAGCCTCCGCGCCGCACGGCGCGTTCGGAAGAGTGCTGTGA